From the genome of Chlamydiota bacterium:
GCTCCATAAGCTTCCAAGGCCCATACCTCCATCTCTCCAAAACGCTGTCCCCCCATTTGAGCTTTACCACCCAAAGGTTGTTGCGTCACAAGAGAATAAGGCCCTACAGCTCGTGCGTGAATTTTATCTGCGACTAAGTGAGACAATTTCAAAATGTAGATGTAACCCACAACGACAGTATTATCAAATCTTTCTCCTGATTGCCCATCATATAAATACATCTTGCCATCTTCGGGAAGGCCTTGTTCTTTCATCATTTCCCAAATACGTTCTTCTGGAAAACCTTCAAAAATAGGACTTTTGACGTAAATGCCCGCTTTTTTTGCAGCAAATCCCAAATGTGTTTCCAATACTTGTCCAATGTTCATACGAGAAGGCACACCCAAGGGATTTAAAATCACTTCAATGGTTTGTCCATCTGATAGATACGGCATATCTTCTTCAGGAACAATGGTAGAAACGACCCCTTTGTTACCATGGCGTCCTGCCATTTTATCCCCTACCTGTAATTTACGCATTGTGGCAATGTACACCTTAACTTGTCGAATAACACCAGGATCTAAATCTGTATCCCCTTTTTTGGTATGTTCAAGCACTGTTTTATGCTCTGTTTCGAGTTTTAAAAGAGCTTGTGCATGAGCAACTAGTACTTGCTTCAAAGTGTTATAAATCTCATTTTCTGGCATCAATAAATCATCAATGGATTCATCTTCAATCAATTCTAAAATTTCTTGGGTAAAGATTTGTCCATCCTGAACAATGAGTTCTGCTGTTTTTCTATGCACGATGGCACCTGGAGCTTTTTCATCTAAAAGAAGCGCGCCTAATTTTTCGTGCAATTCTAACATCAGCTCATTTTCTTGCTGTTTGTATTCTGCACGCAAGTCTTTGACACGAGAAGCTTCTTCCACAAGATCTTCATCGGTTTTTGATAAGCGATCACGTCTTGTAAAGACTTTGACATCCATGATAACGCCTTCTGTGCCTGGAGGAACGGTCAGTGATGCATCCTTTACGTCTGCTGCTTTTTCACCAAAAATGGCTCTTAAAAGCCTTTCTTCTGGAGCTAATTCTGTCTCCGTTTTTGGCGTAATTTTACCTACCAAAATAGCGCCTGGTTTAACTTCAGCTCCAACACGGATAATGCCTTCATCATCTAAGTCTGCAAGAGCTTCTTCACTGACGTTTGGTATATCACGTGTAATCTCTTCTTTTCCAAGTTTTGTATCTCGCGCGGTCAATTCAAATTCTACGATATAGATAGAACTATAGGCATCTTCACGCAGTAATTTTTCTGAAATGATGATCGCATCCTCATAGTTATATCCACACCATGGCATAAAGGCAACAAGCACGTTTTTACCAAGTGCAATCTCTCCATTTTCGGTAGCAGGACCGTCGGCGATGACATCGCCGATGCTTACCTTGTCACCAATTTGGCAAATAGGCTTTTGGTTCACGCAAGAATTACTATTGGAACGCATGAATTTTTTAAGTTCATACACTTTCTTTTTAACAGGATTGCTTTTAGGTGCAACGACAATGCGATTTCCATCCACATATTCCACAGTGCCTTCTTCTTCAGCAATCACCACAGCGCCCGAATCTTTTGCAGCTCGAGCTTCCACACCTGTTCCTACAATAGGAGCATCAGGTTTTAACAAAGGTACCGCTTGGCGTTGCATATTGGATCCCATCAGTGCACGGTTGGCATCATCATGCTCCAAAAATGGAATGAGTCCTGTAACCACAGAAACGAGCTGTTTGGATGAGACATCCATGTAAGTGACCTTGGATGTGTCAATTTCTAGAGATTCCCCTTTGTAACGCGCCCAACACTGTTTATATTTAAACATATTGAACTCATCAAGTTCAGCAGAAGCTTGCGCTATGACAAAGTTTTGTTCTTGATCTGCTGTCATGTATTCGATTTCTTCTGTGACAACACCATCTTTCACAATACGATAAGGAGTTTCAATAAATCCAAATTCGTTAATTTTGGCAAATGCAGATAGCGATGTGATCAAGCCAATGTTGGGTCCTTCTGGAGTTTCAATAGGACAAATTCTACCATAGTGAGAGACATGCACGTCACGCACTTCAAATCCTGCGCGATCACGGTTCAAGCCTCCAGGTCCTAAGGAAGATAGACGTCGTTTATGCGTCAGTTCAGACACGGGATTGGTTTGATCCATAAATTGTGACAGCTGTGAGCGTCCAAAGAAATCTTTTAAGACACCAGCTAACGCTTTTGAAGAAACAATTTTTCCAGGAGTCAATGTATCTGCTGAAAAATCAAACAAGTTCATACGTTCTTTAATCATTTTTTCCATTCTAGCAAGTCCAACACGACACTGGTTTTGGACAAGTTCACCTACAGAACGCACACGTCGGTTTGCTAAATGATCAATATCGTCAACATCATATCCTTCTTCTCTGTTCTTTAAAGAGATCAAATATTTAACGGCTGAAATGACATCTTCTTTTGTCAATGTGACAATTTCTAAAGACTCATCATTAATTTTAAAGTTGAGTTTTTGACTGATTTTATAGCGTCCTACTTTTCCCAAGTTATAACGTTTTGGATCGAAGAAAAGACGCATCATCGCACTTCTTGCGTTTGACAGTGTAGCAGGTTCCCCTGGACGAATTTTTCGATAAAAATCTTTGAGTGCTGCTTCGTAAGAATCGGTCGGATCTTTTGCAAGCATCTTAATGATGGGTGATGTTTCATCAGCATTTTCTGCAACACGCACCGCTTTAATCCCCGCATCCAACATCCGTTTGAGCATCGCTGTTGTGAGTTTCTCGCTTGCTTTTCCAAAAACCACGCCAGATTCTTCATCAATCACATCTTCTGCTAAAATTTTACCCACAAGTTTTACAAAATCTTTTTCAGATTTCATTTTCACTTTCACCGTATTAAAAAATTCTTCAATGATGTCTGCATCGGAAGAATACCCTAACGTACGAATAAAAGTTGTGGCAAGAATTTTGCGTCTTCTTTTTTTACGATCAACAAAGATAAAAATGCTATCATTAATGTCAAAAGATGCCTCTAACCAACTTCCTCTATATGGAATGATTCTAAAGGAATAAATAGGTGTGCCCTTAGCATGCAGTTGGTATTCAAAGGAAATCCCAGGAGATCTGTGCAGCTGCGATACGATCACACGTTCTGCGCCATTAATCACAAAGGTTCCCTTAGAAGTCATCAGGGGCATTGTGCCCATGTAGACTTCTTCTTCTTTAATCCCTGTTTCATCTGTGAGTTTTAAACGTACCTTAAGCGTCACATTATAACTAATTCCGCGTTTGATACATTCTTCTGGAGAATATTTCGGTGTTCCAAGGATGTACGAAAGATATTCTAAAACTGTTTTTTCATCATACGACCTGATGGGGAAAACTTCCCTAAACACTTCTTCTAAACCGACATTTTCCCTTTCTAAAGGAAGGGCATCGATTTGAAGAAATTGTTTATAAGATTTGATTTGAACTTCAATAAGGTTTGGAAGATCGATAATTTCCTTTCGATCCTCAAAACTCACCCGATGTGGGGGCTTTCTTAGCATGCTCTATCTCCTAACATTTAAATTTCTTCTAAATACCAAGTAGTGTTTCAACAAAAACACGACTTCAAGGGAAATTAGAGCCCTTTTAATGTGGCCTTTCCACCAGCCTCTTCGACAGATTTTTTAATCTCCTCTGCTTCTGATTTATTGACACTTTCTTTCAACACTTTTGGCGCACCTTCTGCTATTTCTTTGGATTCTTTAAGGCCAAGTCCAGTAATTTGTCTGACAACCTTAATAATCGCCATTTTCTTATCAGCGGGTGCTTCTGCAAGTGTGACTTGAAACTCTGTAGATTCTGCTGCAGCTTCTGCTTCACCAGCTTGTGGTGCTGCGACAGCAACAGGTGCTGCTGCAACTGCTTCAACGCCCCATTTTTCTTGTAATAAATCTTTTAATTTAGCCATATCTAGAACTGATAGACTACTTAACGATTCTACCAATTCTTCTACACTTACATTACTCACGGTATACCTCTATTGTTTACTTTCTTTTTTAATCTTATTTTCTAAAAGAATCATGATGGATGTTAGGAGCGATTGCATCACACCTAACGTTTCTGTCATAGGTGCACTCAATACACCTAAAAACTGCGCTCTTAATTGGTCTTTTCCAGGCAGCTTAGACAAGCAGACCATCTCTTCTTTTCCTAATGATTTTCCATCAATAAACCCTGCTAAAAGCTCGAGGTTTTCATTCTTATTACCTTTTGCAAAATCTGTAATTGTTTTAAGCGAATCGGTTGCGTCTTCTTTTGTAAATACGACACCAATATGCCCTTGCAGGGGTTCTTCAATTTGAATCTTTGCTTCATTTAAAGCTTTTGCTAAAATTCTTTTTTTGACGACTTCAAAAAATGCATTTTTTTTCGTTAACTCTCTTCTAAAATCATTGATGGTAGTCACATCCATTTTTTGATAGCGCGTAATGACAAATTCACTATTTTCATCCACATAACCCTTGATCTCATCTAATAGTAATTGCTTGTCTTTTCTCATTACAGAATTTCCCTATTTAAAATTTTAATTCCAGGCCCCATTGTGGACGATAGCACAAAAGATTTTAGATAATGTTTCGCACTTGCAGGTCTCGCTTTTTGAATCGCACCCAAAAGTGTTTTAATATTTTCTACAAGCTGCTCTTTTTTGAAAGACAATTTGCCTACACCTGTGTCAATCACACTCATCTTATTCACTTTAAATTCCACTTTTCCGGCCTTAATTTCTTTAACCGCATTGGCTACATCTGTTGTCACGCTTCCTGTTTTTGGGGAGGGCATTAATCCTCTTGGACCCAAAATTTTTGCCAATTTTCCCACTTCTCGCATCATATCAGGAGTGGCTACAACAGCATCAAATTCAAGCCATCCTGAATTAATTTTATCAATCAATTCTTGATGCCCTGCAAAATCAGCTCCAGCTTCCATTGCTTCTTTTGCCTGCGCTTCTTTTGCAAACACAACCACACGCAATTTTTTCCCTGTTCCATGAGGAAGATGCACGGTTCCACGCACTTGTTGGTCTGCTTTTTTGGGATCCACACCCAATTTCAAAGCCATATCTACTGTTTCATCAAACTTTGGCTTTGGACATTTTTGTAAAAGATCGACGGCCTCTTCGATAGAATAAGATTTAGAGACATCGACTATTTCATCTGCTTTTTTTTGTCTTTTTGATCGTTTCATCCTTCATCCTCTTCAATATCAATTCCCATTGAACGCGCTGTTCCACATACCATTGCCACAGCCCCGTCTTCATTCAAAACACCCATATCTTGCATTTTGCGTTTTGCAATTTTGCGCGCTTGCGAACGTTTTAATTGTCCCACTTTTTCCTGGTTGGGATTTGCAGATCCTTTTTCAAGTTTGATTTCTGCTTTAATCAAATTGGGAACTGGGGGTTCTTTTGTGATAAAAGAAAAGCTTTTGTCCTTATACACGGTAATAACAACAGGCAACACATCTCCCACACGTTCTTTTGTTGCATTGTTAAACTCTGTACAAAAGCCCATAATATTAATTCCGGCAGGGCCTAGCGCGGTTCCTACAGGAGGCGCAGGGTTTGCTTTTCCAGCAGAAATCTGCAACTTAATTATCTTCGCAACTTTCTTTTTAGCCATTTACATCCTCTTCAATTTTTTCCACTTGCCAAAATTCTAAATCATCCACTCTTGTGTCACGACCAAAGATTGATACCATCACAGAAAGCCGTCCTTTTTCATGATAGACTTCTAAAATCTGTCCAATAAAATTGATAAACACACCATCTGTAATTTTGACTTTTTCACCGATCTCAAGCTTGTGCTTGTGTGTCACTTTTTCTTTTTTCTGCTCGAGATCTTGCAAGATTTCATCCACTTCTTTTTGAGCTAATGGAGCGGGCTTTGCCCCACCTAAAAAATCCACAATCCCGTTGATGGATTTAATATAATGCCACACCTCATCAGTGAGATTCATTTTAATCAAAATGTAACCTGGCCAAATGCGTTTTTCAGAAATCTTTTGCTGTCCTGCTTTCACTTCAGCTACATTTTCTTTAGGCACAAGCACATCTTCAACATCTTCAAGCATTCCGGAAACACTAGCTCTATTTTCAAGAACTTGTTTTTTTACTTTATCTTCTTGTCCAGATAAAACCTGTACTACGTACCATTGTGTCATGTGTATTATATCTTGCTGCATCGTTTAAAAAAATACTCTAAATAGCCAATGCAATCCCCTAAGTGTCCCTTGGATGATTACATCTGCAAAATATGTGACAAATCCCACAACTAGTGCGGAAGTGATCACAATCCGGGCGTACTTCAAAACTTCTTTTCGCGTACACCACTTAATCTTTTTTATTTCGCCTCTCGTTTCATCAATAAATGTCGAGAAGCCTGATTTGTTTTTATTTTTCAAAACATTCTTTATGTTCGTTACATTCATCCTTTGCCTTATCTACGAGTGCGGAGGGGATCGAACCCCCGACCGGCGACTTTGGAGATCGCTGCTCTACCAGCTGAGCTACACACCCATCTACCTAAGCGATCTTACGTCCCCAACTTTAATTTATAAGAGGGCTGCAAGAAACAACCTACTGCAAATTACTCCTCGTCCAACTAAATAGTTGAACTTCGTTGTAATATTTGTATCTTGTTTCTTTCGCTCCCTCTCTAAATAAAATTTATTGCGTAACATCACTCAATAATCTCTGAAACAGTTCCCGCTCCAACCGTTCTACCGCCCTCACGAATCGCAAAACGCATTCCTTTTTCCATCGCAATAGGTTTGATCAATTCAACGGTAAATTCTGTATTATCGCCAGGAACCACCATTTCTGTTCCTTCAGGAAGTTTTACAGTCCCTGTCACGTCTGTTGTTCTAAAATAAAACTGTGGTCGATATCCGCCGAAAAATGGGCTATGGCGTCCACCCTCATCTTTTGTCAGCACGTAAACCGCACATTTAAATTTTGTATGTGGTTTGCAAGATCCAGGCGCAACTAAAACCATTCCTCTTTCAAGATCTTTTTTATCAATACCACGTAATAACACGCCCACGTTTTCTCCAGCTTCAGCGTGGTCCATTGATTTATTAAACATTTCCACACCAGTGACAACCGCTTCTCTTGTTTCACGCAAACCAACGATTTGAATCTTTTCATTGACCTTAATTTGTCCTCTTTCCACTCTTCCTGTCGCTACAGTTCCTCTTCCTGCAATAGAAAAGACGTCTTCAATAGGCAAAAGAAAAGGTTTATCCATTTCACGTATTGGAGTTGGGATTTTTTCATCCACAGCGTTCAGTAATTCTTCTATTTGTTTTTCTGCTTCTGCATCGCCTTCAATAGCTTTCAGAGCAGATCCATGAATAATGGCGACATCTTTATAGCCTTTTTCTTCCAACAATTCTCTTAGTTCCATGTCGACAAGTTCAATCAACTCTTCATCTC
Proteins encoded in this window:
- the rplK gene encoding 50S ribosomal protein L11 translates to MAKKKVAKIIKLQISAGKANPAPPVGTALGPAGINIMGFCTEFNNATKERVGDVLPVVITVYKDKSFSFITKEPPVPNLIKAEIKLEKGSANPNQEKVGQLKRSQARKIAKRKMQDMGVLNEDGAVAMVCGTARSMGIDIEEDEG
- the rplA gene encoding 50S ribosomal protein L1 encodes the protein MKRSKRQKKADEIVDVSKSYSIEEAVDLLQKCPKPKFDETVDMALKLGVDPKKADQQVRGTVHLPHGTGKKLRVVVFAKEAQAKEAMEAGADFAGHQELIDKINSGWLEFDAVVATPDMMREVGKLAKILGPRGLMPSPKTGSVTTDVANAVKEIKAGKVEFKVNKMSVIDTGVGKLSFKKEQLVENIKTLLGAIQKARPASAKHYLKSFVLSSTMGPGIKILNREIL
- the rplJ gene encoding 50S ribosomal protein L10, yielding MRKDKQLLLDEIKGYVDENSEFVITRYQKMDVTTINDFRRELTKKNAFFEVVKKRILAKALNEAKIQIEEPLQGHIGVVFTKEDATDSLKTITDFAKGNKNENLELLAGFIDGKSLGKEEMVCLSKLPGKDQLRAQFLGVLSAPMTETLGVMQSLLTSIMILLENKIKKESKQ
- the tuf gene encoding Elongation factor Tu, whose product is MAKEAFKRTKPHVNIGTIGHVDHGKTTLTAAITKVLAKKGQANYKDYASIDKSPEEKARGITINSTHVEYETDKRHYAHVDCPGHADYVKNMITGAAQMDGAILVVAATDGAMPQTKEHILLARQVGVPQVVVFLNKCDQIEAGDEELIELVDMELRELLEEKGYKDVAIIHGSALKAIEGDAEAEKQIEELLNAVDEKIPTPIREMDKPFLLPIEDVFSIAGRGTVATGRVERGQIKVNEKIQIVGLRETREAVVTGVEMFNKSMDHAEAGENVGVLLRGIDKKDLERGMVLVAPGSCKPHTKFKCAVYVLTKDEGGRHSPFFGGYRPQFYFRTTDVTGTVKLPEGTEMVVPGDNTEFTVELIKPIAMEKGMRFAIREGGRTVGAGTVSEIIE
- the rplL gene encoding 50S ribosomal protein L7/L12; the encoded protein is MSNVSVEELVESLSSLSVLDMAKLKDLLQEKWGVEAVAAAPVAVAAPQAGEAEAAAESTEFQVTLAEAPADKKMAIIKVVRQITGLGLKESKEIAEGAPKVLKESVNKSEAEEIKKSVEEAGGKATLKGL
- the rpoB gene encoding DNA-directed RNA polymerase subunit beta, with amino-acid sequence MLRKPPHRVSFEDRKEIIDLPNLIEVQIKSYKQFLQIDALPLERENVGLEEVFREVFPIRSYDEKTVLEYLSYILGTPKYSPEECIKRGISYNVTLKVRLKLTDETGIKEEEVYMGTMPLMTSKGTFVINGAERVIVSQLHRSPGISFEYQLHAKGTPIYSFRIIPYRGSWLEASFDINDSIFIFVDRKKRRRKILATTFIRTLGYSSDADIIEEFFNTVKVKMKSEKDFVKLVGKILAEDVIDEESGVVFGKASEKLTTAMLKRMLDAGIKAVRVAENADETSPIIKMLAKDPTDSYEAALKDFYRKIRPGEPATLSNARSAMMRLFFDPKRYNLGKVGRYKISQKLNFKINDESLEIVTLTKEDVISAVKYLISLKNREEGYDVDDIDHLANRRVRSVGELVQNQCRVGLARMEKMIKERMNLFDFSADTLTPGKIVSSKALAGVLKDFFGRSQLSQFMDQTNPVSELTHKRRLSSLGPGGLNRDRAGFEVRDVHVSHYGRICPIETPEGPNIGLITSLSAFAKINEFGFIETPYRIVKDGVVTEEIEYMTADQEQNFVIAQASAELDEFNMFKYKQCWARYKGESLEIDTSKVTYMDVSSKQLVSVVTGLIPFLEHDDANRALMGSNMQRQAVPLLKPDAPIVGTGVEARAAKDSGAVVIAEEEGTVEYVDGNRIVVAPKSNPVKKKVYELKKFMRSNSNSCVNQKPICQIGDKVSIGDVIADGPATENGEIALGKNVLVAFMPWCGYNYEDAIIISEKLLREDAYSSIYIVEFELTARDTKLGKEEITRDIPNVSEEALADLDDEGIIRVGAEVKPGAILVGKITPKTETELAPEERLLRAIFGEKAADVKDASLTVPPGTEGVIMDVKVFTRRDRLSKTDEDLVEEASRVKDLRAEYKQQENELMLELHEKLGALLLDEKAPGAIVHRKTAELIVQDGQIFTQEILELIEDESIDDLLMPENEIYNTLKQVLVAHAQALLKLETEHKTVLEHTKKGDTDLDPGVIRQVKVYIATMRKLQVGDKMAGRHGNKGVVSTIVPEEDMPYLSDGQTIEVILNPLGVPSRMNIGQVLETHLGFAAKKAGIYVKSPIFEGFPEERIWEMMKEQGLPEDGKMYLYDGQSGERFDNTVVVGYIYILKLSHLVADKIHARAVGPYSLVTQQPLGGKAQMGGQRFGEMEVWALEAYGA
- a CDS encoding hypothetical protein (Transcription termination/antitermination protein NusG) produces the protein MTQWYVVQVLSGQEDKVKKQVLENRASVSGMLEDVEDVLVPKENVAEVKAGQQKISEKRIWPGYILIKMNLTDEVWHYIKSINGIVDFLGGAKPAPLAQKEVDEILQDLEQKKEKVTHKHKLEIGEKVKITDGVFINFIGQILEVYHEKGRLSVMVSIFGRDTRVDDLEFWQVEKIEEDVNG